A window of the Echeneis naucrates chromosome 3, fEcheNa1.1, whole genome shotgun sequence genome harbors these coding sequences:
- the gas6 gene encoding growth arrest-specific protein 6 has protein sequence MWLTPTRSLPSAALLILLLVRWSDTLSLSRQEANQFLSRHRRANQVFEETKQGHLERECVEERCTKEEAREVFENDPETDYFYPKYLACMDRFGDSEKKKQDLVTCVHNIPDQCSPSPCNARGTVRCEDKKGDFLCHCFTGWTGARCEKDVDECSKKNGGCEHECNNTMGSYHCSCHQGYMLVGRQMCNDVDECEDTSVCGTARCENNNGSYDCLCDNGYVYDNDTKSCVDVDECMASACAEECLNTPGSFYCFCDGRQGMKLTKDLRTCKPITPCFSPSLKRNPHSLYLGRMFSGVPVVRLRFRRKIQTGFSAEFDFRSYDPEGVIFFAGGHLNSSWIVLAVHHGKLELQLKYGVVSRVTSSGPIINDGQWRKISVEEQGRSLVIKIDREAVMKIAVNGDLFTLKKGMHELNLTVGGVPFREEGLVNQVNPRLDGCMKEWRWLTGEDTSIQETIRSNDNMQCFSTEDPGSYYPGTGFALFNISYASQNLSVRLTLRPTTAIGVLFVLVHEDRVPLSIALADYHPGTDEWRDFVLVSAGDAIIASSPAPLCDGESHEIQVTISGNQTLLLVDGQPGRSEESNFPTDPMSQSSTFIGGLPDDIPLVSTLVSAPYSGCMEVSVNGESLDLDKAIHKHSDIRSHSCPLLDSHQ, from the exons ATGTGGCTGACCCCGACCAGGTCCCTGCCGTCGGCCGCCCTGCTAATCCTGCTGCTGGTCCGCTGGTCCGACACCC TTTCATTGTCTCGTCAAGAGGCGAACCAGTTCCTGAGCAGACACAGGAGAGCTAATCAGGTCTTCGAGGAGACGAAGCAGGGACACTTggagagggagtgtgtggaGGAAAGGTGCACCAAAGAGGAGGCCAGAGAAGTGTTTGAAAACGACCCAGAGACT GACTACTTTTATCCCAAGTACTTAG CCTGTATGGACAGGTTTGGAGACTcggaaaagaagaaacaggatcTGGTTACTTGTGTTCATA atatTCCAGACCAATGCTCTCCTTCCCCCTGTAATGCCAGAGGTACCGTGCGTTGCGAGGATAAAAAGGGTGATTTCCTGTGTCACTGTTTTACGGGATGGACAGGAGCCAGATGTGAGAAAG ATGTTGATGAGTGCAGCAAGAAAAATGGAGGGTGTGAGCATGAGTGCAACAACACTATGGGCAGTTACCACTGCTCCTGTCACCAAGGCTACATGTTGGTAGGACGCCAGATGTGTAATG atgtgGATGAGTGTGAAGACACAAGTGTGTGTGGAACAGCTCGGTGTGAGAATAACAACGGCAGCTATGATTGCTTGTGTGATAACGGTTATGTCTACGATAACGATACCAAGAGCTGTGTTG ATGTGGATGAGTGCATGGCAAGTGCGTGTGCAGAAGAGTGTCTGAACACTCCAGGGAGTTTCTATTGCTTCTGTGATGGTCGTCAGGGCATGAAGCTGACCAAGGACCTCAGGACCTGTAAG cCTATAACTCCCTGTTTTTCACCATCTCTGAAGAGGAATCCTCACTCTCTTTACTTGGGTCGCATGTTTAGTGGTGTGCCAGTGGTGAGGCTGCGTTTCCGCAGGAAGATTCAGACTGG CTTTTCTGCAGAGTTTGATTTTCGCTCCTATGATCCCGAGGGCGTGATCTTCTTTGCTGGGGGTCACCTAAACAGTTCCTGGATTGTGCTGGCAGTTCATCATGGGAAGCTGGAGCTGCAACTGAAATATGGCGTGGTCAGCAGGGTCACTAGCAGCGGTCCCATCATCAATGATGGCCAGTGGAGAAAG ATCTCAGTGGAGGAGCAGGGCCGCAGCCTAGTGATAAAGATTGACAGAGAGGCTGTCATGAAGATTGCTGTAAATGGTGATCTTTTTACGCTAAAGAAAGGCATGCATGAACTCAACCTCACCGTGGGAGGAGTCCCTTTCAGAGAGGAAGGCCTCGTCAATCAG GTCAACCCACGCCTGGACGGCTGTATGAAAGAGTGGCGATGGCTGACAGGTGAAGACACCTCCATACAAGAAACCATTCGGTCCAACGACAACATGCAATGTTTCAGCACAGAGGATCCTGGCTCATACTACCCCGGCACGGGCTTTGCTCTCTTCAACATCAGCTACG CATCACAGAACCTGAGTGTCCGGTTGACCTTGCGTCCAACTACAGCTATTGGAGTGCTGTTTGTACTTGTTCACGAGGACAGAGTCCCTCTCTCCATTGCTCTGGCTGATTATCATCCTGGCACTGATGAATGGCGAGAT TTTGTTCTGGTATCTGCAGGTGATGCCATCATTGCCAGCTCTCCTGCTCCATTATGTGATGGTGAGAGTCATGAAATCCAAGTGACAATCTCAGGCAACCAAACCTTACTGCTGGTTGATGGCCAGCCCGGGCGAAGTGAAGAAAGCAACTTTCCTACTGACCCTATGTCTCAATCCAGCACCTTCATAGGAGGCCTCCCGG ATGACATTCCTCTGGTGTCAACGCTGGTGTCAGCGCCCTACAGCGGCTGTATGGAGGTCAGTGTAAATGGAGAGTCTCTGGACTTGGACAAGGCCATCCATAAACACAGTGACATCCGCTCACACtcctgccctctgctggactCTCACCAGTGA